A window of the Chlamydia sp. genome harbors these coding sequences:
- the rplX gene encoding 50S ribosomal protein L24, which yields MKRRSVCVGDTVYVLAGNDKGKQGKVLRCLKDKVVVEGINVRVKNIKRSQENPKGKRINIEAPLHISNVRLSIDNQPARLFVKVTEKGRELWNKHSDGSSSLYRLVRERKG from the coding sequence ATGAAGAGACGTAGTGTATGTGTCGGTGACACTGTTTATGTGCTTGCTGGAAACGACAAGGGTAAGCAAGGAAAAGTTTTACGTTGTTTAAAAGATAAGGTTGTCGTTGAAGGAATTAATGTCCGAGTGAAAAATATTAAACGCTCTCAAGAAAATCCTAAAGGGAAGCGCATTAATATTGAGGCTCCTCTCCATATTTCTAACGTACGTTTGAGTATCGATAATCAGCCTGCTAGACTGTTTGTTAAAGTTACAGAAAAAGGACGAGAGCTTTGGAATAAGCATTCTGATGGAAGTTCTTCATTATACCGACTGGTAAGAGAGAGAAAGGGTTAA
- the rplP gene encoding 50S ribosomal protein L16 — MLMPKRTKFRKQQKGQFAGLSKGATFVDFGEFGMQTLERGWITSRQIEACRVAINRYLKRKGKVWIRIFPDKSVTKKPAETRMGKGKGAPDHWVAVVRPGRILFEVANVSKEDAQDALRRAAAKLGIRTRFVKRVERV, encoded by the coding sequence ATGTTAATGCCTAAACGAACAAAATTTCGCAAGCAGCAGAAAGGTCAGTTTGCTGGATTAAGTAAAGGAGCAACGTTTGTTGACTTCGGCGAGTTTGGAATGCAGACTTTAGAAAGAGGATGGATTACTAGTCGCCAAATTGAGGCATGTAGGGTTGCTATCAACAGATATTTAAAACGTAAAGGAAAGGTCTGGATTCGAATTTTTCCTGATAAAAGCGTAACGAAAAAACCTGCTGAAACTCGAATGGGTAAAGGTAAGGGAGCTCCTGATCATTGGGTAGCTGTTGTTCGTCCCGGACGTATTTTATTTGAAGTAGCAAACGTTTCGAAAGAAGATGCTCAAGACGCTTTGAGAAGAGCTGCAGCGAAATTAGGGATCAGAACTCGCTTTGTTAAGCGTGTGGAAAGGGTGTAG
- the rpmC gene encoding 50S ribosomal protein L29, translating into MGAKKNLLAELREKSSEKLDEFIHDNKKALFTLRAEAALQNKAVKTHQFSVYKKNVARALTIKQEKKDRVHG; encoded by the coding sequence ATGGGAGCAAAAAAGAATTTATTAGCGGAGCTTAGAGAAAAAAGTTCAGAAAAGTTAGATGAGTTTATTCATGATAACAAAAAAGCTCTTTTCACATTACGAGCAGAAGCTGCTTTACAGAATAAAGCTGTAAAAACTCATCAATTTTCTGTGTATAAGAAAAATGTTGCTCGTGCTCTAACAATAAAACAAGAAAAAAAGGATAGAGTCCATGGCTAG
- the rpsS gene encoding 30S ribosomal protein S19, translating into MSRSLRKGPFVDHHLLKKVRDMNSLEKKSPIKTWSRRSMITPEMIGHTFEVHNGRKFLTVFVSETMVGHKLGEFSPTRMFKSHPVKKG; encoded by the coding sequence ATGAGTAGATCGCTAAGAAAAGGTCCTTTTGTTGATCATCACCTTCTTAAAAAGGTTCGAGATATGAACTCTTTGGAGAAGAAATCTCCAATTAAAACGTGGTCTCGTCGTTCTATGATTACTCCAGAAATGATTGGACACACTTTTGAAGTTCATAATGGTCGTAAATTTTTGACGGTTTTTGTGTCTGAAACCATGGTTGGGCACAAATTGGGAGAATTTTCTCCAACAAGAATGTTTAAGAGCCATCCCGTTAAGAAAGGGTAA
- the rplE gene encoding 50S ribosomal protein L5, giving the protein MSRLKKLYTEEIRKTLQDKFKYENVMQIPVLKKIVISMGLAEAAKDKNLFQAHLEELAVISGQKPLVTRAKNSIAGFKLREGQGIGAKVTLRGIRMYDFMDRFCNIVSPRIRDFRGFSCKGDGRGCYSLGLDDQQIFPEVDLDRVKRSQGMNITWVTTAQTDAECLTLLECMGLRFKKAQ; this is encoded by the coding sequence ATGAGCAGGTTAAAAAAACTGTATACTGAAGAGATCAGAAAAACTCTTCAAGATAAGTTTAAGTATGAAAATGTTATGCAAATCCCTGTTCTTAAAAAGATCGTAATAAGCATGGGGCTTGCTGAGGCTGCGAAGGATAAAAACCTTTTTCAGGCTCATTTGGAGGAATTAGCAGTTATTTCTGGTCAAAAGCCATTGGTAACGAGAGCTAAAAACTCTATTGCGGGCTTTAAATTACGTGAAGGGCAAGGAATTGGTGCAAAAGTTACTCTACGTGGAATTCGTATGTATGACTTTATGGACCGTTTTTGCAATATTGTCTCTCCAAGAATTCGAGACTTTAGGGGATTTTCTTGTAAAGGGGATGGGCGAGGATGCTATTCTCTTGGTTTAGATGATCAACAAATCTTCCCTGAGGTGGATTTAGATCGTGTTAAACGATCTCAGGGGATGAATATTACATGGGTAACCACAGCACAAACCGATGCGGAGTGCCTTACCTTGTTAGAGTGTATGGGCTTGCGTTTCAAGAAGGCT
- the rpsQ gene encoding 30S ribosomal protein S17 has translation MASDVRGRRKTKIGVVVSSKMEKTVVVRVERVYSHPQYAKVVRDSSKYYAHNELDVKEGDTVRIQETRPLSKTKRWRVVERVN, from the coding sequence ATGGCTAGTGATGTGAGAGGCCGAAGAAAGACCAAAATTGGTGTAGTTGTCTCATCAAAAATGGAAAAAACTGTTGTTGTTCGAGTGGAAAGAGTATACTCGCACCCTCAATATGCTAAGGTAGTTAGGGATTCTAGCAAGTATTATGCGCATAATGAGTTGGATGTGAAAGAGGGTGATACTGTTCGAATCCAAGAGACGCGTCCTTTGTCTAAAACAAAGAGATGGCGGGTTGTCGAGCGTGTAAATTAG
- the rplN gene encoding 50S ribosomal protein L14 — translation MIQQESQLKVADNTGAKKVKCFKVLGGSRRRYATVGDVIVCSVRDVEPDSSVRKGDVVKAVIVRTRNNIRRKDGSTLRFDTNSCVIIDDKGNPKGTRIFGPVAREIRDRGFIKISSLAPEVI, via the coding sequence ATGATCCAGCAAGAAAGTCAGTTAAAAGTTGCCGATAATACGGGAGCTAAAAAGGTAAAGTGTTTCAAAGTTCTAGGCGGGTCTCGTCGGCGTTACGCAACAGTCGGGGATGTGATTGTTTGTTCTGTAAGAGATGTTGAGCCTGATAGTTCCGTAAGGAAAGGGGATGTTGTTAAGGCTGTTATTGTGCGAACTCGAAATAACATTCGTCGTAAAGATGGATCTACATTAAGATTTGATACAAATAGCTGTGTAATCATCGATGATAAAGGCAATCCTAAAGGAACTAGAATTTTTGGGCCTGTAGCAAGAGAGATTCGGGATCGCGGCTTCATTAAAATTAGTTCTTTGGCTCCTGAGGTGATTTAA
- the rpsC gene encoding 30S ribosomal protein S3: protein MGQKGCPVGFRTAVTKKWRSLWYGNNQEFGKFLIEDVKIREFLKKKPSCQGAAGFVVKRMSGKIEVTIHTARPGLVIGKKGAEVESLKAELKKLTGKDVWVEIAEIKRPELNAQLVADGIAKQIERRVSFRRAMKKALQSVMDAGALGVKVQVSGRLAGAEIARSEWYKNGRVPLHTLRADIDYATASAETTYGIIGIKVWINLGENKAVPAASHAGTVSTAAA, encoded by the coding sequence ATGGGTCAAAAAGGATGTCCAGTAGGGTTCCGTACAGCGGTTACTAAAAAATGGCGATCTTTATGGTACGGGAATAATCAAGAGTTCGGAAAATTTCTTATTGAAGATGTGAAAATTCGAGAATTCTTGAAAAAGAAACCCTCTTGTCAAGGTGCGGCAGGTTTTGTTGTGAAACGTATGAGTGGTAAAATAGAAGTGACCATTCATACAGCTAGACCTGGATTGGTGATTGGGAAAAAGGGAGCTGAGGTAGAATCTTTAAAAGCTGAATTGAAAAAATTAACCGGGAAAGACGTTTGGGTCGAGATTGCAGAGATTAAACGTCCAGAGTTAAATGCTCAGCTTGTAGCAGATGGTATTGCCAAACAAATAGAAAGAAGAGTGTCTTTCAGAAGAGCCATGAAAAAAGCTTTGCAATCGGTGATGGATGCTGGAGCTCTTGGAGTTAAAGTTCAAGTTTCAGGTCGTTTGGCTGGAGCTGAGATTGCTCGATCAGAGTGGTATAAAAACGGTCGTGTTCCTCTTCATACGCTTAGAGCAGATATTGATTACGCTACGGCATCTGCAGAGACTACTTATGGAATTATCGGCATAAAAGTTTGGATTAATCTTGGTGAAAATAAGGCCGTTCCTGCGGCTAGTCATGCAGGTACTGTCTCAACAGCAGCTGCGTAA
- the rplV gene encoding 50S ribosomal protein L22 has protein sequence MFKATARYIRVQPRKARLAAGLMRNRSVIEAQQQLSFSQMKAGRCLKKVLDSAVANAESNENIKRENLCVVEVRVDAGPMFKRMKSKSRGGRAPVLKRTSHLTVIVGERGQ, from the coding sequence ATGTTTAAAGCGACGGCCCGATACATACGGGTTCAGCCAAGAAAGGCTCGTTTAGCTGCGGGGTTAATGAGAAACCGTAGTGTTATTGAGGCTCAACAGCAGCTCAGCTTTTCTCAAATGAAAGCTGGGAGATGTCTTAAGAAAGTTTTGGATAGCGCAGTTGCGAATGCGGAATCTAATGAAAATATAAAACGTGAAAATCTTTGCGTTGTTGAAGTTCGGGTGGATGCTGGCCCAATGTTCAAAAGAATGAAATCAAAAAGTCGTGGGGGAAGAGCCCCTGTTTTGAAGCGCACGAGTCATCTAACTGTAATTGTTGGCGAGAGAGGGCAGTAG